TTATTGTATAAAAGACGGCCCATAAGAAATTCAATAGATAAATAATATACCCTTTTAACATCATTCGATTCATAGTATTTTTTCTGAGTTTTTAACCACCTTTCCAAAACCCTATCTTTGACTACCAAAGATAATGCATAAAACTTATCCCACATCGTTGCATTTTTAAAATCTTTCCCTAGAGTTAAATTAAGATGATCAATAAAATTTTCTTTTAAATCCTTTACCTTTTTTGAAGTCCTATATTTCTCATCTTTTAATTTTTTTGAAACGTCCATCATATATACCTCCATTCGGAATCGTTTCCAATATATTTTTACTAAAAACCAATACAATTTTATAATTATTATCACAAAATGTCAAGAAAAAAGAAGATTCTAATTATAATTTTCAAATAAAACAAAAAAACCGGCTAAAAAGCCGGTTTATTAAAAAAATTAGTATCCGAATGAAAAGATCCCTGTAGCTCCTTTATAATAATAGAAGAAAGCAACATAATCTCCTTTTTTAACATTTTTTATTGTATTATTCCAGTCATTTATATTTTCAATCTTGTATGTTTTACCACTTATAGCCATTTTGTAAATCACATATCCTTCTTTTATAAAACCATTTTTACTTTTCACTACAATTACACCATTTACTTCCTCAGGTATCTGATACTTTTCTCTATCTGCATTGTCAATATCTTTTACAATAATTCCTGCAAATTCCTGAGCTTCTACCTCTTCTTCAAAGCTTTCCTCAGCTCTACCTAAAATAACTTCAATCTCTATTTCTTTACCTTTTCTATCTATTTTTATTTTTATTTTTGAACCTGGAGTATAATTGTGAATAATAGATGCAAGTTCACCTGCAGAAGACACTGACATATTCTCAACTTCTAGTATAACGTCTCCCTCTTTCAAACCTGCTTTTTCTGCCGGAGAATTCTTAACGACTTGTGCTATGTAAACTCCTTTACTAACTTTTAATCCTAAAGCTTTCTTTAAATCATCCGTCACTGTTTGCATGTATACTCCAAGATAAGCTTTTTCAACTTTACCTGTTTTTATAATGCTATCAATAAATCTTTTTGCAGTATTGATTGGAATTGCAAAACCTATATTCATTGCTTCAGAAGGTGCTATAATTGCAGTATTTATACCTATTACTTGACCATGAATATCTAACAATGGCCCTCCACTATTACCAGGATTAATTGCAGCATCAGTCTGAATTAAGTTTGTATAATAACCAGAATTATCCGGTTTTGGTATTTTTCTACCAACAGCTGAAACTACTCCTAAAGTTACTGTATGTTGAAACCCCAATGGATTACCTATAGCAATTGCCCATTCACCAATTTTTATTTTATCTGAGTCACCAAATTCTAGAACAGGTAAATCACTACCTTTGGGATTAATTTTTAAAACTGCTATATCTAGTTCTTTATCTCCACCAATATATTCGGCTTTATATTCTGTTCCATCCAATAAACTCACTTTAATTTCCTCAGCACCATCCACAACATGGAAATTTGTCAAAATGTAACCTTCTTTATCAAATATAAAACCCGAACCTAGACTTGTTCCTTTTTGTTGATATTGTTTTGGAATATCGCCAAACCACCTTTTAAAGAAATCTTCAATAAATGGATCAATATATGAGGTTGAATAAACTGTTGCCTCAACTTTTACAACTGCCGGTGCAGCTTCTTCAACTACCTTTGTAACTGGACTAACATAATCAGGATTTACGTATGAAAAAATTAATAATGAAACAAATCCTAAAATCAGTATAGTAGAAAATTTCTTCACAAAAATCACCTCCAGTTTCTGTAAAATTGATTTTTCAATGATTATTTACATTTTCTGGCATTTTCTGAAGTATTTGACTTTAAATATCACTATTAAGTTCTAAAATATTGTTTTCAATTTTTACATATTATGTTATAATGTAAATGTAAGGTAACAATTATTTGGAGGTGATAATTATGAAGGTTGAAATGATGGTAAAAGATAAAATTATTACAATAACTGATGAATCGCCATTGTATATTATGTTGAGAGATTTGTTTTATGGTGGAGATTGGTATAATATGAAAAAAGATTTTAATGACAAAGCATTTTTAAACGAGATCGAAAATCTAGAATTTATAGAGAAAAACATAACCATTTTGAATGACTCATTTTATTCGCCAATAATTTGGTCTGAGCTTGTTTCTTTCTTCAATGAAAAAAACATAACACCTGAACTTTTCCAACATGCGACTGTTGATGGACTTTATGAATTATCTATAGAATATGCTGATAAAGATCTACTAGGTGATGCTAAAAATATCTTAGAATTTGCTATTAAGGTTGACAAAAATTTTGCCCCGGCTTATGATTTTCTAGGAAGCATACATATTGAATTAGGAAATATTGAAGAAGGAATAAAATTTCTTAACAGGGCTGTTGAAATAGATCCTTGGCTCGTGCAATCATATTCAACATTAGGTGAAGTTTACTATAACCAAGGAGATTATGAAAAAGCTATAAGCTATTGGCTTAAAGAAATTGAATATTCTCCAAATGACATATTCACTTATTTCATGATTGCAGATGCATATACAAGAATGAAAAATTATGAAAAAGCTGCAAATATTCTAAATAAACTTTTAGAAATTGACAATAATAACATTATTGCGATGTATGAATTATCTCAAATTTACAGAGAAATGGGCAAAACTAAAGAGGCTGATATGGTTGAAAAAGAAATACTTAATGCAAAACCAATTGATCCAAATGGAATTGAAATATGGGCTAAAATAAAGATGAAATATAATAACTATGATGAAATTGTTGAAGTAATTGAACCAATGATTGATAATACAATTGATTCACTTCATCTAAAAGCATTATTAGTTGTTCCTTACATAAAATTGGGAAAAATAGAAGAGGCAAGAAAATATTATGAAGAACTCAAACAAAATGATTTTTGGTATTTGTTTGGTAAAAAGGAAATTTTTGATAAATATCTAACAAAAAAGGAGAAAGAACTTTGTGGTATTTTTTAAATTTTCTTTTAGGTATAATATTAGGTAGTTTTTTAAATGTAATTATTTATAGAAGCGTGGAGGGTATTAAAATTTATGATCCTCCACGCTCTTTTTGCCCTATGTGTAATCATCAATTAAAGTGGTATGATAATATTCCATTGTTAAGTTATCTTTTACTTAGAGGTAAATGCAGATATTGTGGTTCAAAAATTCCTTTTAGATATTTTTTTGTTGAATGTATTGTTGGAATTCTTTTCCTAATTCATAGTATTCTTTTTAATTATACAGAAGCAATATTGCTAAATATTATTGTATTTGCTATAATTCCAGCTATATTCATTGATTTTTCAATAATGATGA
Above is a genomic segment from Thermosipho africanus Ob7 containing:
- a CDS encoding Do family serine endopeptidase — translated: MKKFSTILILGFVSLLIFSYVNPDYVSPVTKVVEEAAPAVVKVEATVYSTSYIDPFIEDFFKRWFGDIPKQYQQKGTSLGSGFIFDKEGYILTNFHVVDGAEEIKVSLLDGTEYKAEYIGGDKELDIAVLKINPKGSDLPVLEFGDSDKIKIGEWAIAIGNPLGFQHTVTLGVVSAVGRKIPKPDNSGYYTNLIQTDAAINPGNSGGPLLDIHGQVIGINTAIIAPSEAMNIGFAIPINTAKRFIDSIIKTGKVEKAYLGVYMQTVTDDLKKALGLKVSKGVYIAQVVKNSPAEKAGLKEGDVILEVENMSVSSAGELASIIHNYTPGSKIKIKIDRKGKEIEIEVILGRAEESFEEEVEAQEFAGIIVKDIDNADREKYQIPEEVNGVIVVKSKNGFIKEGYVIYKMAISGKTYKIENINDWNNTIKNVKKGDYVAFFYYYKGATGIFSFGY
- a CDS encoding prepilin peptidase, which gives rise to MWYFLNFLLGIILGSFLNVIIYRSVEGIKIYDPPRSFCPMCNHQLKWYDNIPLLSYLLLRGKCRYCGSKIPFRYFFVECIVGILFLIHSILFNYTEAILLNIIVFAIIPAIFIDFSIMMIPDFSWILIWVVSVIDLLLRHELWFLKTFSFITIMIVFLVIKKIYKEGLGEGDIYLIAPFSFLLIPPLSIYLLLFSSISALIYALIKKNKIIPFGPFISISGYFLYFFMLKYY
- a CDS encoding tetratricopeptide repeat protein, coding for MKVEMMVKDKIITITDESPLYIMLRDLFYGGDWYNMKKDFNDKAFLNEIENLEFIEKNITILNDSFYSPIIWSELVSFFNEKNITPELFQHATVDGLYELSIEYADKDLLGDAKNILEFAIKVDKNFAPAYDFLGSIHIELGNIEEGIKFLNRAVEIDPWLVQSYSTLGEVYYNQGDYEKAISYWLKEIEYSPNDIFTYFMIADAYTRMKNYEKAANILNKLLEIDNNNIIAMYELSQIYREMGKTKEADMVEKEILNAKPIDPNGIEIWAKIKMKYNNYDEIVEVIEPMIDNTIDSLHLKALLVVPYIKLGKIEEARKYYEELKQNDFWYLFGKKEIFDKYLTKKEKELCGIF